One region of Nycticebus coucang isolate mNycCou1 chromosome 10, mNycCou1.pri, whole genome shotgun sequence genomic DNA includes:
- the ZNF329 gene encoding zinc finger protein 329 — protein MRLKMTAQNVPEEKLSCAVEMEGFPREVPCFSLLGEDGWDCDNHNRHLRQSALTPEKVGTQKAICEYPGFGGHLNASSHLSPSQTVPMTNGFHVHDSDVRSLDCNSALHSCPKSYAAKGTGDSDAYEKALNYSTEVVQFGRSQMRERSYKYPESVKSFNHFTSLGHQKIIKRGKKLYEGKDFGDIFTLSSSLNENRRNHPGEKQYKCTECGKCFKRNSSLVLHHRTHTGEKPYTCNECGKSFSKNYNLIVHQRIHTGEKPYTCNKCGKAFSDGSALTQHQRIHTGEKPYECVECGKTFNRNSSLILHQRTHTGEKPYRCNECGKPFTDISHLTVHLRIHTGEKPYECSKCGKAFRDGSYLTQHERTHTGEKPFECVECGKSFNRNSHLIVHQKIHSGEKPYECKECGKTFIESAYLIRHQRIHTGEKPYGCNQCQKLFRNIAGLIRHQRTHTGEKPYECNQCGKAFRDSSCLTKHQRIHTKETPYQCSECGKSFKQNSHLAVHQRLHSREGLSQCPQCGKTFRKSSSLVRHQRTHPGNKPMET, from the coding sequence ATGAGACTGAAAATGACAGCCCAGAATGTTCCTGAAGAAAAACTATCTTGTGCTGTAGAAATGGAAGGATTTCCAAGGGAGGTTCCCTGTTTCTCCCTTCTAGGGGAGGATGGTTGGGACTGTGACAACCACAACAGACATTTAAGGCAATCAGCTTTAACTCCAGAGAAAGTAGGGACTCAGAAAGCAATTTGTGAATATCCTGGTTTTGGGGGGCATTTGAATGCAAgttcacacctttcaccatcccAGACAGTTCCTATGACAAATGGTTTTCATGTACATGATTCAGATGTTAGAAGTCTGGATTGCAACTCAGCCTTACACAGTTGTCCCAAAAGTTATGCAGCTAAGGGAACTGGTGACAGTGATGCCTATGAAAAAGCCCTCAACTATTCCACAGAAGTTGTTCAATTTGGAAGAAGTCAAATGAGAGAGAGATCTTATAAATACCCAGAAAGTGTTAAATCTTTTAACCATTTTACCTCCCTTGGCcatcagaaaataattaaaagaggcAAGAAACTGTATGAGGGTAAGGACTTCGGGGACATTTTTACCCTGAGCTCATCTCTTAatgaaaacaggaggaatcaccctgGAGAAAAACAGTATAAATGTACTGAATGTGGCAAATGTTTCAAACGGAACTCTTCCCTTGTTTTGCATCACCgaactcacactggagagaaaccttataccTGTAATGAGTGTGGAAAATCCTTCTCCAAGAACTACAACCTGATAGTGCATCAAAGGATCCATACAGGCGAGAAACCTTATACATGCAATAAATGTGGGAAAGCATTTAGTGATGGGTCAGCTTTAACACAACACCAGAGAATTCACACAggtgagaaaccttatgaatgtgtAGAATGTGGAAAAACCTTCAACAGAAATTCATCCCTGATCTTGCATCAAAGAACTCATACAGGGGAAAAACCTTATAGGTGTAACGAGTGTGGGAAACCCTTCACTGACATCTCCCACCTTACTGTGCATCTGAGAATCCATACAGGTGAGAAGCCCTATGAGTGTAGCAAATGTGGAAAGGCTTTCCGAGATGGCTCATACCTCACCCAGCATGAGAGGActcacactggagaaaagcccTTTGAATGTGTAGAGTGTGGGAAGTCCTTCAATCGAAACTCTCACCTTATTGTACATCAAAAGAtccattctggagagaaaccctacgaATGTAAAGAGTGTGGGAAAACATTCATTGAGAGTGCATACCTCATCAGGCACCAGAGGATTCATACTGGTGAGAAGCCCTATGGCTGTAATCAATGTCAGAAGCTTTTCAGGAACATTGCAGGCCTCATTCGGCACCAGAGGACTCATACTGGTGAGAAGCCCTATGAGTGTAATCAATGTGGCAAAGCTTTCAGGGACAGCTCCTGTTTGACCAAGCACCAGAGAATTCACACTAAGGAGACCCCATATCAGTGTTCAGAATGTGGGAAATCCTTCAAGCAGAACTCTCACCTGGCAGTACATCAGAGACTTCACAGCAGGGAGGGACTCAGCCAGTGTCCTCAATGTGGGAAAACATTCAGAAAGAGCTCATCTCTTGTCCGACATCAAAGAACACACCCCGGAAATAAGCCCATGGAAACATAA